A window from Pseudomonas frederiksbergensis encodes these proteins:
- a CDS encoding COG3650 family protein, producing the protein MRVARSLVLVALLPLFAACQLLDGPRESASHVGQTRMQGQLLAADGKLLFQPCNEQRSYVVNDTGGTSVLQEAATLADDQGKLFADVRGQVVHSRLDLAQLYRVERSGTACNDPNFKLLILRAAGHGPEWNVKVSGKGMVIERAGQPPLAVPYVEEQLGDGRFNLSTEANNQHIELWVAPQRCVDSTTGSVQHMSAELRVDGQVQRGCGYFGGSRND; encoded by the coding sequence ATGCGCGTTGCCCGTTCCTTAGTCCTTGTTGCCCTGCTTCCGTTGTTCGCCGCTTGCCAGTTGCTCGACGGCCCGCGTGAGAGTGCCTCCCACGTGGGCCAGACCCGCATGCAGGGCCAGTTGCTGGCGGCCGACGGCAAGCTGCTGTTCCAGCCGTGCAACGAACAGCGCAGTTATGTGGTCAACGACACCGGCGGCACCAGCGTCCTGCAAGAGGCCGCGACACTGGCCGATGACCAGGGCAAGCTGTTTGCTGACGTACGCGGACAGGTCGTCCATAGTCGCCTCGATCTTGCGCAGCTGTACCGCGTCGAGCGCTCGGGCACCGCGTGCAACGATCCGAATTTCAAATTGCTTATCCTGCGCGCCGCCGGCCATGGGCCTGAGTGGAACGTGAAAGTCAGCGGCAAAGGCATGGTCATCGAGCGCGCCGGTCAGCCGCCATTGGCCGTGCCCTACGTTGAAGAACAATTGGGCGATGGCCGCTTCAACCTCAGTACCGAAGCCAATAACCAGCACATCGAATTGTGGGTCGCGCCGCAACGTTGCGTCGACAGCACCACCGGCAGCGTCCAGCACATGAGCGCCGAACTGCGCGTCGACGGCCAGGTTCAGCGTGGTTGCGGGTATTTCGGCGGATCGCGTAACGACTGA
- a CDS encoding short chain dehydrogenase, translating to MKILLIGAGGTIGSAVDKELSERHKIIRIGRNSGDFHVDISDSASIRKLFEQTGKFDALICAAGNVTFAPLGEMTEESFALGLKDKLMGQVNLLLIGREYANDGASFTFTTGVLSHDPIRSGASAALVNGALDSFVRAAAIELPRGLRVNSVSPNVLVEAMGKYAPYFRGYKPVLAADVALAYAKSVEGLQTGQTFHVG from the coding sequence ATGAAAATTCTTTTGATAGGCGCAGGCGGCACCATCGGTTCGGCGGTCGACAAGGAGCTGTCCGAGCGTCACAAGATCATCCGCATCGGCCGCAACAGCGGTGATTTCCATGTGGATATCAGCGACAGCGCTTCGATTCGCAAACTGTTCGAGCAAACCGGCAAATTCGATGCTCTGATCTGCGCCGCCGGCAACGTGACCTTCGCCCCCCTCGGTGAAATGACCGAAGAAAGCTTCGCGCTGGGCCTGAAAGACAAGTTGATGGGCCAGGTCAATCTGCTGTTGATTGGCCGCGAGTACGCCAATGACGGTGCCTCGTTCACCTTCACCACCGGCGTGCTCAGCCACGACCCGATTCGCAGCGGCGCCTCGGCAGCGCTGGTCAATGGCGCCCTGGACAGCTTCGTCCGCGCCGCTGCGATCGAACTGCCTCGCGGCCTGCGCGTCAATTCGGTGAGCCCGAACGTACTGGTCGAAGCCATGGGCAAATACGCGCCGTATTTCCGTGGTTACAAACCGGTTCTGGCGGCCGATGTGGCATTGGCCTACGCCAAAAGTGTGGAAGGCCTGCAAACAGGCCAGACCTTTCACGTGGGCTAA
- a CDS encoding LysR family transcriptional regulator produces the protein MSEMDDLAAFAILIEAGSFTLAAQQLGCSKGQLSKRISQLESRFSVVLLQRTTRRLSLTAAGAALLPQAQALVVQVERARQALARLKDDMAGPVRMTVPVSLGETFFDGLLLEFSGKYPEVQIELDLSNNYRDLTRDGFDLAVRSEVGNDERLVARPLLAWHEMTCASPAYLEQYGEPMTPQALADHRCLLNSHYSGREEWLYHQQHELLRVRVSGPFASNHYSLLKKAALAGAGIARLPSYLLQAELADGRLRWLLRDYQTRRMPMYLVHPYQGGLPKRTQVLADYLIGWFKRSGEALDRLR, from the coding sequence ATGAGCGAAATGGATGATCTGGCGGCGTTCGCGATATTGATTGAAGCAGGGAGTTTCACCTTGGCGGCGCAGCAGTTGGGGTGCAGCAAAGGTCAGTTGTCCAAGCGCATCAGCCAACTGGAATCGCGGTTTTCAGTGGTGCTGCTGCAACGCACCACCCGCCGTTTGAGCCTGACCGCTGCCGGGGCGGCGCTGTTGCCGCAAGCCCAGGCGCTCGTCGTCCAGGTCGAGAGGGCGCGTCAGGCATTGGCGCGGCTGAAGGACGACATGGCCGGGCCGGTACGTATGACGGTTCCGGTATCGCTGGGGGAAACCTTCTTCGATGGCTTGTTACTGGAGTTTTCTGGCAAGTACCCCGAGGTGCAGATCGAGCTGGACCTGAGCAACAACTACCGCGATTTGACTCGCGACGGGTTTGATCTGGCGGTTCGTTCCGAGGTGGGTAATGACGAGCGCCTGGTGGCCCGACCACTATTGGCCTGGCACGAAATGACCTGCGCCAGCCCGGCTTATCTTGAACAATACGGCGAACCGATGACACCGCAGGCACTCGCTGACCATCGCTGTCTGCTCAACAGTCACTACAGCGGTCGCGAAGAGTGGCTCTATCACCAGCAACATGAATTGTTGCGGGTGCGCGTGTCGGGACCGTTCGCCAGCAACCATTACAGCCTGCTGAAAAAAGCCGCACTGGCCGGCGCCGGCATTGCGCGGTTGCCGTCCTACCTGCTGCAAGCGGAATTGGCTGACGGCCGTTTGCGCTGGCTCCTTCGTGACTATCAGACCCGCCGTATGCCGATGTACCTGGTGCATCCGTATCAGGGCGGTTTGCCAAAGCGTACGCAGGTGTTGGCGGACTATTTGATTGGCTGGTTCAAGCGCAGCGGCGAAGCGCTGGATCGACTGCGCTAG
- a CDS encoding ABC transporter ATP-binding protein — MLQFENVSTFYGKIQALHSVNVEVRQGEIVTLIGANGAGKSTLLMTLCGSPQAHSGSIRYMGEELVGQSSSQIMRKSIAVVPEGRRVFARLTVEENLAMGGFFTDKGDYQEQMDKVLELFPRLKERFAQRGGTMSGGEQQMLAIGRALMSKPKLLLLDEPSLGLAPIIIQQIFDIIEQLRKDGVTVFLVEQNANQALKIADRAYVLENGRVVMTGTGEALLTDPKVREAYLGG, encoded by the coding sequence ATGCTGCAATTCGAAAACGTTTCCACCTTCTACGGCAAGATCCAGGCCCTGCACAGCGTCAACGTCGAAGTCCGCCAGGGCGAGATCGTGACCCTGATCGGCGCCAACGGTGCCGGCAAATCGACCCTGCTGATGACGCTCTGCGGTTCGCCGCAAGCCCACAGCGGCAGCATCCGCTACATGGGTGAGGAATTGGTCGGTCAGAGTTCCTCGCAGATCATGCGCAAGAGCATCGCTGTCGTGCCGGAAGGTCGCCGGGTGTTTGCCCGTCTGACCGTGGAAGAAAACCTCGCCATGGGCGGGTTCTTCACCGACAAAGGCGATTATCAGGAACAGATGGACAAAGTCCTCGAACTTTTCCCACGCCTGAAAGAACGCTTCGCCCAACGCGGCGGCACCATGTCCGGCGGCGAGCAGCAAATGCTCGCCATCGGCCGTGCGCTGATGAGCAAACCCAAGCTGTTGCTGCTCGACGAACCTTCGTTGGGCCTGGCGCCGATCATCATCCAGCAGATCTTCGACATCATCGAACAGCTGCGCAAGGATGGCGTGACGGTGTTTCTGGTGGAGCAGAACGCCAACCAGGCGCTGAAAATCGCCGACCGTGCGTACGTTCTGGAGAACGGCCGGGTGGTGATGACAGGCACTGGGGAAGCACTACTGACTGATCCGAAAGTGCGCGAAGCGTACCTGGGTGGTTGA
- the livG gene encoding high-affinity branched-chain amino acid ABC transporter ATP-binding protein LivG, with the protein MSREILKVENLSMRFGGLLAVNGVALSVKEKQVVALIGPNGAGKTTVFNCLTGFYQPSGGSILLDGEPIQGLPGHKIALKGVVRTFQNVRLFKDMTAVENLLIAQHRHLNTNFLAGLFKTPAFRKSEREAMEFAEFWLDKVNLKAFANRPAGTLAYGQQRRLEIARCMMTRPRILMLDEPAAGLNPKETEDLKALISMLREEHNVTVLLIEHDMKLVMSISDHIVVINQGTPLADGTPEQIRDNPEVIKAYLGEA; encoded by the coding sequence ATGAGCCGCGAGATCCTTAAAGTCGAAAATCTGAGCATGCGCTTCGGCGGCTTGCTGGCGGTCAACGGCGTAGCCTTGAGCGTGAAGGAAAAACAGGTGGTGGCACTGATCGGCCCTAACGGCGCCGGCAAGACCACCGTGTTCAACTGCCTGACCGGTTTCTACCAGCCAAGTGGCGGCAGCATCTTGCTGGACGGCGAGCCGATCCAGGGCCTGCCCGGCCACAAGATCGCCCTCAAAGGCGTGGTGCGGACTTTCCAGAACGTGCGGTTGTTCAAGGACATGACCGCGGTCGAGAACCTCTTGATCGCCCAGCACCGTCACCTGAACACCAACTTCCTGGCCGGTCTGTTCAAGACCCCGGCGTTCCGCAAGAGCGAACGCGAGGCCATGGAGTTCGCCGAGTTCTGGCTGGACAAGGTCAACCTCAAGGCATTCGCCAACCGTCCGGCCGGCACCCTGGCCTACGGTCAGCAACGGCGTCTGGAAATCGCTCGCTGCATGATGACCCGCCCGCGGATCCTCATGCTCGACGAACCGGCCGCTGGCCTGAACCCGAAGGAAACCGAAGACCTGAAGGCACTGATCAGCATGTTGCGTGAAGAGCACAACGTCACCGTGCTGCTGATCGAACACGACATGAAACTGGTCATGAGCATTTCCGACCACATCGTCGTGATCAACCAGGGCACGCCTCTGGCCGACGGCACGCCGGAACAGATCCGCGACAATCCCGAAGTGATCAAAGCCTACCTGGGGGAAGCGTAA
- a CDS encoding high-affinity branched-chain amino acid ABC transporter permease LivM, producing MTRNLKQALFSALLVWAVAYPVLGLKLTIVGINLEVHGTSDAILITIAVCSVLMFLRVLFDQQISSAWRSSPSMPLIPAKASNFLTLPTTQRWIIIALIAGALVWPFFGSRGAVDIATLVLIYVMLGLGLNIVVGLAGLLDLGYVGFYAVGAYSYALLSHYYGLSFWICLPIAGLMAATFGFLLGFPVLRLRGDYLAIVTLGFGEIIRLFLRNLTGLTGGPNGISNIEKPTFFGLTFERKAAEGMQTFHEYFGLAYNSINKVIFLYLVALFLALAALFVINRLLRMPLGRAWEALREDEIACRALGLNPTVIKLSAFTLGASFAGFAGSFFAARQGLVTPESFTFIESAIILAIVVLGGMGSQLGVILAAVVMILLPEMMREFSEYRMLMFGALMVLMMIWRPQGLLPMQRPHMELRK from the coding sequence ATGACTAGGAATCTTAAACAGGCGTTGTTCAGCGCCTTGCTGGTGTGGGCGGTTGCCTACCCGGTACTCGGTCTGAAACTGACCATCGTCGGCATCAACCTCGAAGTCCATGGCACCAGCGATGCAATCCTGATCACCATCGCCGTGTGCTCGGTGCTGATGTTCCTGCGGGTGCTCTTCGACCAACAGATCAGCTCGGCCTGGCGGTCTTCGCCAAGCATGCCGCTGATTCCGGCCAAGGCCAGCAACTTCCTGACCCTGCCGACCACCCAGCGCTGGATCATCATTGCGTTGATCGCCGGCGCACTGGTGTGGCCGTTCTTCGGCTCTCGCGGGGCGGTGGATATCGCCACCCTGGTGCTGATCTACGTGATGCTGGGCCTGGGCCTGAACATCGTGGTCGGCCTGGCCGGTCTGCTTGACCTCGGGTATGTCGGCTTCTATGCCGTCGGTGCCTACAGTTATGCGTTGCTGTCGCATTACTACGGCTTGAGCTTCTGGATCTGCCTGCCGATCGCCGGCCTGATGGCGGCCACCTTCGGCTTCCTGCTGGGTTTCCCGGTCCTGCGTTTGCGTGGTGACTACCTGGCGATCGTGACCCTGGGCTTCGGTGAAATCATCCGACTGTTCCTGCGTAACCTGACGGGCCTCACCGGTGGCCCGAACGGCATCAGCAACATCGAGAAACCGACGTTCTTCGGCCTGACCTTCGAACGTAAAGCGGCAGAAGGCATGCAGACCTTCCACGAATACTTCGGCCTGGCCTACAACTCGATCAACAAGGTGATTTTCCTTTACCTGGTTGCATTGTTCCTGGCACTGGCTGCGCTGTTCGTCATCAACCGTTTGCTGCGCATGCCGCTGGGCCGCGCGTGGGAAGCGCTGCGTGAAGACGAAATTGCCTGCCGTGCGCTGGGTCTCAATCCTACAGTCATCAAGCTGTCGGCCTTCACCCTGGGCGCCAGCTTCGCCGGTTTTGCCGGCAGCTTCTTCGCTGCGCGTCAGGGCCTGGTGACGCCGGAGTCTTTCACCTTCATCGAGTCGGCGATCATTCTCGCCATCGTGGTACTGGGTGGCATGGGCTCGCAACTGGGCGTGATCCTGGCTGCCGTGGTGATGATCCTGTTGCCTGAAATGATGCGTGAGTTCAGTGAGTACCGCATGTTGATGTTCGGCGCCTTGATGGTGCTGATGATGATCTGGCGTCCTCAAGGCCTGCTGCCCATGCAACGTCCTCACATGGAGCTGCGCAAATGA
- the livH gene encoding high-affinity branched-chain amino acid ABC transporter permease LivH — MPDIYHFFQQLVNGLTIGSTYALIAIGYTMVYGIIGMINFAHGEVYMIGSYVAFIAIAGLAMLGLDSVPLLMTAAFLATIVVTSAYGYSIERIAYRPLRGSNRLIPLISAIGMSIFLQNTVLLAQDSKDKSIPNLIPGNFSIGPGGAHEVLISYMQIVVFVVTLVAMLGLTLFISRSRLGRACRACAEDIKMANLLGINTNNIIALTFVIGAALAAIAAVLLSMQYGVINPNAGFLVGLKAFTAAVLGGIGSIPGAMLGGIVLGVAEAFGADIFGDQYKDVVAFGLLVLVLLFRPTGLLGRPEVEKV; from the coding sequence ATGCCTGACATCTATCACTTCTTCCAACAGCTGGTTAATGGTCTGACCATTGGCAGCACGTATGCCCTGATCGCCATCGGCTATACGATGGTTTACGGCATCATTGGAATGATCAACTTCGCCCACGGCGAGGTGTACATGATCGGCTCCTACGTGGCGTTTATCGCCATCGCCGGGCTGGCCATGCTGGGACTCGACAGTGTTCCACTGTTGATGACCGCCGCTTTCCTCGCGACCATTGTCGTGACCAGTGCCTACGGTTACAGCATCGAACGGATCGCCTACCGCCCCCTGCGCGGCAGCAACCGTCTGATCCCGCTGATTTCCGCCATCGGCATGTCGATCTTCCTGCAGAACACGGTTCTGCTGGCGCAAGACTCCAAGGACAAATCCATCCCCAACCTGATCCCCGGCAACTTCTCCATCGGGCCAGGTGGCGCACATGAAGTGCTGATTTCCTACATGCAAATCGTGGTGTTCGTGGTGACCCTGGTCGCCATGCTCGGCCTGACGCTGTTCATCTCCCGCTCTCGCCTGGGTCGCGCCTGCCGCGCCTGTGCCGAAGACATCAAGATGGCCAACCTCTTGGGTATCAACACCAACAACATCATCGCCCTGACCTTCGTCATCGGTGCCGCACTGGCCGCCATCGCGGCGGTGTTGCTGAGCATGCAATATGGCGTGATCAACCCGAACGCCGGTTTCCTCGTCGGCCTCAAGGCCTTCACCGCAGCGGTACTGGGCGGTATCGGCAGCATCCCCGGCGCCATGCTCGGCGGGATCGTGCTGGGGGTGGCGGAAGCCTTTGGTGCCGATATCTTCGGCGACCAGTACAAGGACGTCGTGGCGTTCGGTCTATTGGTTCTGGTGTTGTTGTTCCGGCCAACCGGCCTGTTGGGCCGTCCGGAGGTTGAGAAAGTATGA
- a CDS encoding branched-chain amino acid ABC transporter substrate-binding protein: MTKATKQISKLFAAMVLAGVASHSFAADTIKIGIAGPKTGPVAQYGDMQFSGAKMAIEQINAKGGVDGKKLEAVEYDDACDPKQAVAVANKVVNDGVKFVVGHLCSSSTQPASDIYEDEGVIMITPAATSPDITSRGYKMVFRTIGLDSAQGPAAGNYIADFVKPKIVAVLHDKQQYGEGIATAVKKTLEGKNVKVAVFEGINAGDKDFSSMISKLKQANVDFVYYGGYHPELGLILRQAQEKGLKAKFMGPEGVGNDSISQIAKDASEGLLVTLPKSFDQDPANIALADAFKAKKEDPSGPFVFPSYSAVTVIADGIKAAKSEDTAKVAEAIHAGTFKTPTGDLSFDDKGDLKDFKFVVYEWHFGKPKTEAKPQ, from the coding sequence ATGACTAAGGCTACTAAGCAGATTTCCAAACTGTTTGCCGCTATGGTTCTGGCCGGGGTTGCCAGCCATTCGTTCGCAGCTGACACCATCAAGATCGGCATCGCCGGCCCTAAAACCGGCCCTGTAGCCCAATACGGCGACATGCAGTTCAGTGGCGCCAAAATGGCCATCGAACAGATCAACGCCAAAGGCGGCGTAGACGGCAAGAAACTCGAAGCCGTGGAATACGATGACGCCTGTGATCCAAAACAAGCGGTAGCGGTCGCGAACAAAGTCGTCAACGACGGCGTCAAGTTCGTGGTCGGTCACCTGTGCTCCAGCTCCACTCAACCGGCTTCGGACATTTACGAAGACGAAGGCGTGATCATGATTACCCCGGCTGCCACCAGCCCGGACATCACTTCCCGTGGTTACAAAATGGTGTTCCGCACCATCGGTCTGGACAGCGCCCAGGGCCCTGCCGCCGGTAACTACATTGCCGACTTCGTAAAACCGAAAATCGTTGCTGTCCTGCACGACAAACAGCAATACGGTGAAGGCATCGCCACCGCCGTGAAGAAAACCCTGGAAGGCAAAAACGTCAAGGTTGCCGTGTTCGAAGGCATCAACGCCGGCGACAAAGACTTCTCCTCGATGATCTCCAAGCTCAAGCAGGCCAACGTCGACTTCGTCTACTACGGCGGCTACCACCCGGAGCTGGGCCTGATCCTGCGTCAAGCCCAGGAAAAAGGCCTGAAAGCCAAGTTCATGGGTCCGGAAGGCGTGGGTAACGACTCCATTTCGCAGATCGCCAAAGACGCTTCCGAAGGTTTGCTGGTGACCCTGCCGAAATCCTTCGACCAGGATCCGGCCAACATCGCCCTGGCTGACGCGTTCAAAGCCAAGAAAGAAGACCCGAGCGGTCCGTTCGTGTTCCCGTCCTACTCGGCGGTGACCGTGATTGCCGACGGTATCAAGGCAGCCAAGAGCGAAGACACTGCCAAAGTGGCTGAAGCCATCCATGCAGGCACCTTCAAGACGCCGACTGGCGACCTGAGCTTCGACGATAAGGGCGACCTGAAAGACTTCAAATTTGTGGTTTACGAGTGGCACTTCGGCAAACCTAAAACTGAAGCCAAGCCTCAGTAA
- a CDS encoding DUF2288 domain-containing protein, which yields MTQEPSTLYAKLLGETASITWKELEPFFARGALLWVDPGLDLIAAAEAVATDEGQKVAAWLAADKVAKLSETRALDLFERDPELWAVVVSPWILIQERATS from the coding sequence ATGACTCAAGAACCTAGCACCCTCTATGCCAAGCTGCTTGGTGAAACCGCATCTATTACCTGGAAGGAGCTGGAGCCGTTCTTCGCCAGGGGTGCCCTATTGTGGGTCGATCCCGGTCTGGATTTGATTGCTGCAGCGGAGGCAGTCGCGACCGACGAAGGCCAGAAAGTGGCTGCCTGGCTGGCCGCCGACAAGGTCGCCAAGCTGTCTGAAACGCGGGCGCTGGATCTTTTTGAACGCGATCCGGAGCTGTGGGCAGTGGTCGTTTCGCCGTGGATCCTGATCCAGGAAAGGGCGACGAGCTGA
- a CDS encoding NAD(P)-dependent oxidoreductase → MMATLPSLGFAGIGLMGLPMCQRLLAAGYPLTVWNRNPAKCAPLVEAGARQVATPAELCQHADVVMLCLADTSVVREVVFGAAGIAQGAKSGQLLVDFSSLEPAATREMATALVGQTGMSWLDAPVSGGVVGAEAGSLAIMVGGETADLERVRPVLSSLGQRVTHMGAVGAGQVTKACNQMIVACNALVIAEVVALAERSGVRAGLIAEALAGGFADSKPLQILGPQMAESRFEPVKWHVRTLLKDLDTAVKFSREQGSATPISGLAAQLMRLHGGQGFLEKDPSTLVQLYREPDSKG, encoded by the coding sequence ATGATGGCAACGTTACCTTCGCTCGGGTTTGCCGGGATCGGCTTGATGGGGTTGCCGATGTGTCAGCGCCTTCTGGCAGCGGGTTATCCATTGACCGTGTGGAATCGCAATCCAGCCAAGTGCGCGCCACTGGTCGAGGCCGGTGCACGACAGGTCGCCACGCCGGCAGAACTGTGTCAGCACGCCGACGTGGTGATGTTGTGCCTGGCGGACACGTCGGTGGTTCGTGAGGTGGTGTTTGGCGCGGCAGGGATTGCGCAAGGTGCGAAAAGCGGTCAATTGCTGGTGGATTTTTCCAGCCTGGAACCTGCCGCGACGCGGGAAATGGCGACAGCGCTGGTCGGCCAAACCGGCATGAGCTGGCTGGATGCACCCGTGTCCGGCGGAGTGGTCGGTGCCGAGGCCGGCAGCCTGGCGATCATGGTGGGCGGTGAAACGGCGGACCTTGAGCGCGTCAGGCCTGTGCTGTCGAGCCTTGGCCAGCGCGTGACCCACATGGGCGCCGTCGGAGCGGGGCAGGTGACCAAGGCGTGCAATCAGATGATCGTCGCCTGCAACGCGCTGGTGATTGCTGAAGTCGTGGCGTTGGCCGAACGTTCCGGGGTTCGGGCCGGTCTGATCGCCGAAGCTCTGGCAGGCGGATTTGCCGATTCAAAGCCCTTGCAGATCCTCGGTCCGCAAATGGCCGAAAGCCGTTTCGAACCGGTGAAGTGGCATGTGCGCACGCTGCTCAAGGACCTCGATACCGCGGTGAAGTTTTCCCGGGAGCAAGGCTCGGCCACGCCGATCAGTGGATTGGCCGCACAATTGATGCGACTGCATGGGGGCCAGGGATTCCTGGAAAAAGATCCGTCGACGCTTGTGCAGTTGTACCGCGAGCCAGACTCAAAGGGCTGA
- a CDS encoding putative bifunctional diguanylate cyclase/phosphodiesterase, giving the protein MEWLGLHFITELTASGQVILNGTLDPILVLLAYLVACVGSFATLNMAERVGHAEKPASQRLWRWVGAGCLAGGTWAMHFIGMLAFQAPIDIQYELPITLLSLLIALLTSWLAILAFSHPRLSFWQYLQASICIGLGIATMHYVGMTAMHSSAMAYYQPTLFALSIVFAIGASLAALLISSHLRDSTGLFHQLLKYSASLVLGAGIISMHVTAMAAFNLVLPADSLQPLPGANNHLQLGLTVAVMTLLIIGSSISAALADKKLQNKERDLQRVNALLSQLDQARMSLQQVAHYDALTNLINRRGFNQIFAEKLMEKTNEGGMLAVMFLDIDHFKRINDSLGHDAGDELLKVLANHIKVSVRSHDDVVARFGGDEFCILIGLHDREEARHMAQRIMAKMKEPIELSGRRMVMTTSIGISVFPEDGKTCEELLKNADLALYQSKDSGRNGLNFFSENLKTRATLELQLEEELRHALRENTGLMLYYQPIYDLKNAQVSKLEALIRWQHPVHGLLTPDRFIAIAEANGLIAELDNWVLRKACEDLGELSLQGCEALHIAVNCSPLNLAREELANEIEHALRVSGVAPQRLELEVTENALMGNIANTLVLLRQIRALGVSLSIDDFGTGYSSLAYLKRLPLNTLKIDRSFIQDIPKATQDMEIVQAILVMAHTLHLQVVTEGVETLEQYEFLERNGCDFVQGYLLSRPVPLAQLRPVLSEINQRKHSHTVSPLSLARGTTAQASTDLFPGIPGPHAVASIVRPIH; this is encoded by the coding sequence ATGGAGTGGCTTGGCTTGCATTTCATCACCGAGCTGACGGCGAGCGGCCAGGTAATACTCAACGGCACACTTGACCCTATTCTGGTACTGCTGGCCTATCTGGTCGCCTGTGTCGGCAGTTTTGCCACATTAAACATGGCCGAACGGGTCGGTCACGCGGAAAAACCCGCCTCGCAGCGGCTCTGGCGCTGGGTCGGCGCCGGTTGCCTGGCGGGCGGGACCTGGGCCATGCACTTTATCGGCATGCTGGCGTTTCAGGCGCCAATCGACATTCAATATGAATTACCCATCACTCTCCTTTCCCTGTTGATCGCCCTGCTCACCTCGTGGCTGGCGATACTCGCTTTCAGTCACCCGCGCCTGAGTTTTTGGCAATATCTCCAGGCTTCGATCTGCATTGGCCTGGGCATCGCCACCATGCATTACGTGGGCATGACTGCCATGCATTCGAGTGCGATGGCCTATTACCAACCCACGCTGTTCGCCCTCTCCATTGTGTTCGCCATCGGTGCCAGCCTTGCAGCCCTGCTGATATCAAGTCATCTGCGCGACAGCACCGGACTGTTCCATCAACTGCTCAAATACAGCGCCAGCCTGGTGCTCGGCGCAGGCATCATCAGCATGCACGTCACCGCCATGGCCGCCTTCAATCTGGTGCTGCCCGCCGACAGCCTCCAGCCGCTGCCCGGCGCAAACAATCATCTGCAACTGGGTCTGACGGTGGCGGTCATGACGCTGCTGATCATCGGCAGCAGCATCAGCGCGGCACTGGCGGACAAGAAGCTGCAAAACAAGGAGCGCGATCTGCAACGGGTCAACGCCCTGCTCAGTCAACTGGACCAGGCGCGGATGTCGTTACAACAGGTGGCGCACTATGACGCCCTGACCAACCTGATCAACCGCCGTGGTTTCAACCAGATCTTCGCCGAGAAGCTCATGGAGAAAACCAATGAAGGCGGCATGCTGGCGGTCATGTTTCTGGACATCGACCATTTCAAGCGAATCAATGACAGCCTGGGCCATGACGCCGGGGACGAATTGCTCAAAGTCCTGGCGAACCACATAAAGGTTTCAGTGCGCAGCCACGATGATGTAGTCGCGCGCTTCGGAGGCGACGAGTTTTGCATCCTCATCGGCCTGCATGATCGTGAAGAAGCACGGCACATGGCCCAGCGCATCATGGCGAAAATGAAGGAACCCATCGAGCTGTCCGGACGGCGCATGGTCATGACCACCAGTATCGGCATCAGCGTGTTTCCGGAAGATGGCAAGACTTGCGAAGAGTTGCTGAAAAACGCGGACCTGGCGCTGTATCAGTCCAAGGACAGCGGGCGCAATGGCCTGAATTTCTTCAGCGAAAACCTGAAGACCCGCGCGACGCTGGAACTGCAACTGGAAGAAGAGCTGCGCCACGCCCTGCGCGAAAACACCGGCCTGATGCTCTATTACCAACCGATCTACGACCTGAAAAATGCTCAGGTCAGCAAGCTTGAAGCGCTGATCCGCTGGCAACATCCGGTTCACGGACTGCTGACGCCGGACCGGTTCATTGCCATCGCCGAGGCCAACGGCCTGATCGCCGAACTGGACAACTGGGTCCTGCGCAAGGCCTGTGAGGATCTGGGCGAGTTGTCGCTTCAGGGCTGCGAAGCACTCCACATCGCCGTGAATTGCTCGCCCCTGAACCTGGCGCGCGAAGAATTGGCCAATGAAATCGAGCACGCGCTGCGGGTCTCCGGAGTGGCGCCGCAGCGGCTGGAACTGGAAGTGACGGAAAATGCGCTGATGGGCAACATCGCCAATACGCTCGTATTGCTACGCCAGATTCGTGCCCTCGGCGTGTCGCTGTCGATTGATGACTTCGGCACCGGTTATTCATCACTGGCCTATCTCAAACGGCTGCCACTCAATACGCTGAAGATCGACCGCTCGTTCATCCAGGACATTCCCAAGGCCACCCAGGACATGGAAATCGTGCAAGCGATCCTCGTCATGGCCCACACGCTGCATTTGCAGGTGGTGACCGAAGGCGTCGAAACCCTTGAGCAATACGAGTTCCTGGAACGTAACGGCTGCGATTTCGTGCAGGGCTACCTGCTCAGCCGCCCGGTACCGCTGGCGCAGTTGCGTCCCGTACTGAGCGAAATCAACCAGCGCAAGCACTCGCACACGGTCAGCCCTTTGAGTCTGGCTCGCGGTACAACTGCACAAGCGTCGACGGATCTTTTTCCAGGAATCCCTGGCCCCCATGCAGTCGCATCAATTGTGCGGCCAATCCACTGA